The Candidatus Nitrosocosmicus franklandus genome contains a region encoding:
- a CDS encoding PQQ-dependent sugar dehydrogenase: MKAPLSPTGPTVKDDNLVVEKITDGLDIPTSMAFLAPNDLLVTEKETGKVVRIVNGQIQEEPVLDVPVASSIERGLLGIAISKSQLDGKTYVFLSHTESGNDEDGSDVEDDVEPEGNRLYRYEYVNGQLINPILLLDLTAIPPNDRGEHNGGKIRIGPDNNIYFIVGEVGGHRTQAQNIEDGPAPNGLGGVLRITQDGQIVPGEPIFGDELPLNLYYAMGIRNSFGMDFDPVTGNLWDTENGPATGDEINMVYPGFNSGWALIQGLSQSDLLGSGATSNDLVYFGNASYAEPKLSWVTPIGITALKFLNSDKLGKQYENNMFVGDINNGLLYRFILNEARDDLTFDSGELTGNISLLADREVNDPKENQPFVFGQGFGGITDIEVSPDGYLYVLSYTGSLFRIVPASSSSSSSSFSTAIAGGSGGAEGGGGGGGEEDNTNGNSIPAVILGLYGDRSYSPNPITIEKGQTVTWYNGDTISHSVTSGQDDDEDAGEEFDSKAIIPNQYFSITFEDSGVYPYYCFYHPSMVGEVIVE, from the coding sequence ATGAAAGCCCCTTTATCTCCTACAGGTCCAACAGTAAAAGACGATAACCTAGTAGTTGAAAAAATAACAGATGGACTAGACATACCTACCAGTATGGCGTTTTTGGCACCTAATGATCTTTTGGTTACTGAAAAAGAAACTGGAAAGGTCGTAAGAATCGTAAATGGTCAGATACAGGAGGAGCCAGTTCTTGATGTACCAGTAGCTAGTAGTATTGAACGAGGTCTACTGGGAATTGCCATATCAAAATCACAACTGGATGGAAAAACATACGTTTTTCTTTCACACACAGAATCGGGAAATGATGAAGATGGAAGCGATGTTGAAGACGACGTAGAACCAGAAGGAAACAGACTTTATCGCTATGAGTATGTGAATGGTCAATTGATCAATCCTATTTTATTATTAGATTTAACTGCAATTCCTCCAAACGATAGAGGCGAACACAATGGAGGCAAAATTCGCATTGGTCCAGATAACAATATTTACTTTATAGTAGGAGAAGTAGGCGGACATAGGACTCAGGCACAGAATATAGAAGACGGTCCAGCACCAAATGGTTTGGGCGGAGTATTACGGATAACTCAGGATGGACAAATTGTACCTGGAGAACCCATTTTTGGTGACGAATTGCCTCTTAACTTGTATTATGCGATGGGTATTCGAAATAGCTTTGGCATGGATTTTGATCCAGTAACAGGAAATCTTTGGGATACCGAAAATGGACCCGCAACTGGAGATGAAATTAATATGGTATACCCTGGTTTTAATAGCGGTTGGGCATTGATTCAAGGATTATCACAGAGTGATCTTCTTGGCTCAGGCGCTACCTCTAACGACCTAGTTTATTTCGGAAATGCAAGTTATGCGGAACCTAAATTATCGTGGGTTACTCCTATTGGGATTACTGCATTAAAGTTCTTAAATTCAGACAAATTAGGAAAGCAGTACGAGAATAATATGTTTGTAGGAGATATAAATAACGGACTTTTATACCGATTCATACTTAATGAAGCTCGAGATGATTTAACTTTTGATAGTGGCGAATTAACGGGAAATATATCCCTATTAGCAGACAGAGAAGTCAATGATCCGAAAGAAAATCAACCATTTGTTTTTGGTCAAGGTTTTGGTGGTATAACCGATATAGAAGTAAGTCCAGATGGATATTTGTATGTGTTAAGCTATACTGGATCTTTATTTAGAATTGTACCCGCTTCTTCTTCGTCTTCGTCTTCGTCTTTCTCAACTGCTATTGCTGGAGGTAGTGGTGGTGCTGAAGGAGGAGGAGGAGGAGGAGGAGAAGAAGACAATACAAATGGAAACTCGATTCCAGCAGTTATCTTGGGTTTATACGGAGATAGATCTTACTCTCCAAACCCAATTACAATTGAAAAAGGTCAAACGGTAACCTGGTACAATGGTGACACAATTTCACATTCTGTGACCTCAGGACAAGATGATGACGAAGACGCAGGTGAAGAATTTGATTCCAAGGCCATAATACC